One segment of Vibrio mimicus DNA contains the following:
- a CDS encoding polysaccharide biosynthesis protein: MARLNFIWNLSRMNKRIISVLVDTFFILFSFYCAYWVRIGNIQFIQSETIPYLLGSVVIVTLFTFARLGLYRAILRYLTFHALAVVSIGTLISAASVAIAAFYFDAPVPRSLPIIYGTFLCLLCGGSRLIVRVLVSGLNGKGRKVVLIYGAGSAGRQLAIALRNSESYKVAGFIDNDKTLENTVIMGMQVHDVSRAAYLVEKYDVTQILLAVPSASRSRRKKILESLINLSAEVLTVPDMKDIVEGKASIDQLKDVAIEDLLGRDPVTPQQCLMESNILGKVVMVTGAGGSIGSELCRQIVRQKPKALVLFELSEFGLYQIDRELKQLMEAEGLHVEIIPLLGSVQRINRLVVTMKSFKVQTVYHAAAYKHVPLVEYNVVEGVRNNVFGTYYAAQAAIEAGVESFVLISTDKAVRPTNVMGTTKRMAELGLQALAEQENRKAKGTRFCMVRFGNVLGSSGSVVPLFKRQIEAGGPITVTHPDIIRYFMTIPEAAQLVIQAGAMGKGGDVFVLDMGEPVRITDLAVNLIQLSGLEVKDEQHPYGDIAIEFTGLRPGEKLYEELLIGDNVQKTAHERIMTANERYLPLAEFEQHLNELDKACHAFNHERIRELLLEAPTDFNPTDGIGDLVWQRTQDNQTQLEKQLVY; the protein is encoded by the coding sequence ATGGCTAGGCTGAACTTTATCTGGAATTTATCTCGGATGAATAAACGTATCATTAGTGTATTGGTTGATACTTTTTTCATCTTATTCTCGTTTTATTGTGCCTATTGGGTTCGTATAGGGAATATTCAATTTATTCAATCTGAAACGATTCCTTATCTGCTTGGTAGTGTGGTGATAGTAACGCTTTTCACGTTTGCACGGCTTGGGTTGTATCGAGCTATCTTACGTTACCTCACTTTCCATGCTCTTGCTGTGGTGAGTATTGGTACCCTGATTTCTGCTGCATCAGTCGCTATTGCCGCTTTCTACTTTGATGCGCCAGTGCCGCGATCTTTACCTATCATCTATGGCACCTTTTTGTGCCTGTTGTGTGGTGGATCGCGCCTAATTGTGCGTGTATTGGTTTCTGGGCTCAATGGCAAAGGTCGTAAAGTCGTGCTGATTTATGGTGCGGGCTCTGCTGGACGTCAACTTGCGATTGCTTTACGTAACTCAGAAAGCTACAAGGTGGCAGGGTTTATTGATAATGATAAAACCCTTGAGAACACAGTGATTATGGGGATGCAGGTACATGATGTTAGTCGTGCTGCGTACTTGGTTGAGAAATATGATGTTACCCAAATTTTACTTGCTGTGCCGAGCGCTTCGAGATCTCGTAGAAAGAAAATCCTCGAATCATTAATCAATCTGTCGGCGGAAGTGCTTACGGTTCCTGATATGAAGGATATCGTTGAGGGTAAGGCATCGATCGATCAACTGAAAGATGTGGCGATTGAAGACTTATTAGGGCGCGATCCAGTGACACCTCAGCAATGTTTAATGGAATCGAATATCTTAGGTAAGGTAGTTATGGTGACAGGGGCTGGCGGTTCTATCGGCTCAGAGCTCTGTCGTCAGATTGTGCGGCAAAAACCTAAAGCTCTGGTGCTGTTTGAGCTTTCTGAGTTTGGGTTATACCAAATCGATAGAGAGCTCAAACAACTGATGGAAGCCGAGGGGCTGCACGTTGAAATCATCCCGCTACTGGGGTCGGTACAGAGAATCAATCGCCTTGTAGTAACGATGAAAAGCTTCAAGGTGCAAACTGTGTATCATGCTGCTGCTTATAAACATGTACCTCTTGTTGAATACAATGTTGTTGAAGGGGTGCGAAATAACGTTTTTGGCACTTACTACGCTGCGCAGGCGGCCATTGAAGCAGGTGTTGAATCGTTCGTTCTGATTTCTACTGATAAAGCGGTGCGCCCGACCAATGTAATGGGAACCACCAAGCGTATGGCCGAACTGGGTTTGCAAGCGCTTGCGGAACAAGAAAACCGTAAAGCCAAAGGGACTCGCTTTTGTATGGTGCGTTTTGGTAATGTTTTGGGCTCATCGGGTTCTGTGGTTCCGCTGTTTAAACGTCAAATTGAGGCCGGCGGCCCAATTACGGTGACGCACCCTGACATTATTCGTTATTTCATGACCATCCCTGAAGCGGCGCAACTGGTGATCCAAGCCGGAGCTATGGGTAAAGGTGGGGATGTGTTTGTGCTTGATATGGGTGAGCCTGTGCGCATCACTGACCTCGCGGTTAACCTTATTCAGCTTTCTGGGCTGGAAGTGAAAGATGAGCAGCATCCTTATGGGGATATTGCTATTGAGTTCACAGGGTTAAGACCAGGTGAGAAGCTCTATGAAGAACTGCTGATTGGCGATAATGTTCAAAAAACGGCTCATGAGCGAATCATGACAGCCAATGAACGTTATTTACCTTTAGCGGAATTTGAACAGCATCTTAACGAGCTAGACAAAGCGTGTCATGCGTTTAACCATGAGCGTATCCGTGAGCTATTGCTTGAAGCGCCGACCGATTTTAATCCGACAGATGGCATTGGTGACTTAGTCTGGCAGCGTACGCAAGATAACCAAACTCAGCTTGAAAAACAGCTCGTGTATTAA
- a CDS encoding sugar transferase, which yields MIRLIDFLAAFFGLLFLWPVLLIVTIIGLFDTGSPIFVQERVGRNKRPFKLVKFRTMSVNTQSVASHLASASSITKLGAFLRKTKLDELPQLINVLKGEMSLVGPRPNLFNQEELIIERDALGVYDVLPGITGLAQIQNIDMSTPRLLAQTDKKMIDTLTLKDYFRYILKTVMGSGAGDAVSKK from the coding sequence ATGATTCGCTTAATTGATTTTCTCGCTGCATTCTTTGGTTTGCTATTTCTATGGCCAGTATTATTAATTGTTACCATCATTGGTCTTTTTGATACTGGCTCACCGATTTTTGTTCAGGAGCGCGTCGGGCGTAACAAAAGACCGTTTAAGTTGGTTAAGTTTCGTACTATGTCGGTTAATACTCAATCAGTGGCTTCTCACTTGGCGAGTGCGAGCTCAATCACTAAGCTTGGTGCCTTTTTACGTAAAACTAAGCTTGATGAATTGCCTCAGCTCATTAACGTTCTGAAAGGTGAAATGAGTTTAGTCGGACCTCGTCCGAACCTTTTTAACCAAGAAGAGTTGATTATCGAACGTGATGCCTTGGGCGTTTATGATGTCCTTCCTGGGATCACTGGACTGGCTCAAATTCAAAATATTGATATGTCTACGCCAAGACTTCTAGCTCAAACCGACAAAAAGATGATTGATACACTGACATTGAAGGACTACTTTCGTTACATCCTCAAAACAGTGATGGGGAGTGGTGCTGGTGACGCAGTAAGTAAAAAATAG